From bacterium BMS3Abin08:
TCTACCGGAAGAGGGCAAGGAAGCTGATTCTTGCCTCGTCCATATCCCCGCTCCTTTATCTCATTGCCTTTGGATGGGGTTTCGGTGATCAGGTGGTTGCCGGGGGGTTGCCCTATCTCACCTTTCTCATCCCGGGCCTCATAACCATGAGTTCCCTGAATCAGAGTTACGGCATTGCCCAGGAGATTAATATATCGAGGTTCTACTTTCACCTCTTTGACGAGTACCTTATCGCCCCTGTCGGACATATAGAGATAGTCCTCGGCGAGGTTGCCTACGGTATGTTCAAGGGGCTTTTGAGCACGATCCTTATATTCATTTACGCTGTGATTTTCAGGGTGGACCTCGTCATTTCTCCGCTGTTTTTTCCGGCAATACTTCTCCATACCTTTCTCTTTGCGTCCCTTGGAACGGCCATGGCCATGGTGGTGCGCGACCACGGTTCACAGGCGGCGATCAATACCTTTGTGATAACCCCGATGATATTTCTCTGCGGGACCTTTTTCCCTGTCGATAAGCTCCCCTATGTCTTCAAGTTGCTTGTATACATCTTCCCCCTGACATACAGCACGAAGGTAATCAGGGCATCCCTGACCGGTGGTGAGGTGAATCCCCTTTACTTCCTTCTGCTGGTGGTCTTTGCCGGTGTGTTCTTTTATTTTGCGTATCTTGCCATGAAGAGGGTGGAGGCATGAAGGACGTCCGGAAGGCGGAGGCAAGGAGCGGGAGCAGAGGAAGACCTTCTGCCTCGGGTTCCTTCAACAAGCGAAAGACAGTGGCGATCTGTTTCTCGATTCTACTGTTTGTAGCTTTTTTTGTGATGGCTGTAATGAATGGTGCCGTGGAGATGGATTTTTTCAACCTGACCGGGGTTGAACGGAATATACTGTTTCATGTAAGGATACCACGGGTGCTTCTTGCAGGTCTGGTCGGTGCGGCGCTTTCCTTAAGCGGTGCCCTCTTTCAGTATGTAATGAAGAATCCCCTTGCGGATTCCTTTACTACAGGGGTATCGGCCTCATCGGCAATGGGCGCTGTTGTGGCAATAATGCTTGGGCTCACGGCCGTTCTTCCGCTCTTTGCCCTCCTGGGCGGAATTATCGGCCTTACCGCTGTTTACAGGATCTCTACTGTTGGCGGCAAGGTGCAGCCCATCACCATGCTCCTTGCGGGCATTGTGGTGAGTACCTTTTCTTCCGCCGTAATCGGCCTTATGAAGTTTCTCAGTGAGGATGCCGTAAGCTCGATAATATTCTGGCTTATGGGGGGTTTCCAGTCTGCATCGTTAAAGAAGGTTGGACTCCTTGGAGTAGTCACCATCCTGTCATTCCTTGTTGTCAGAAGAGACTATCTCGGTCTTGATATCATCTGTTTCGATGACAGGACGGCCCGGTCAAGCGGTGTTTCAGTGGATGCCATGAGGAGAAGGGCATTCTTTATTGCCGCATTGCTGACCGCATTCAGTGTGGCCTATGCAGGGATAATAGCCTTTGTCGGCCTTATTGTGCCCCATATACTAAGGCTTGCCGGATTCTCGAAGGCATCTGAACTCCTGCCGCTGAGTCTTAGCACCGGTGCGGCATTTATGATTCTGAATGACCTTATCGCAAGGACCGCCCTTACAGAGGGACAGGAACTGCCTGTCGGGATAATCACGTCCACCATAGGTGGGGGGTTCTTTCTGTACCTTTTGATCAAGAGGAAGAAGGAGTTACATTACTTTGCTTGAACTCAGGAATATAATTGCAAAGCGTGAAGGCTTCCGGATGGTGATAGATGACCTCCATCTTGAGCAGGGTGAGATGGTGGCGGTCCTCGGTAACAACGGGAGCGGGAAATCCACCTTTCTCTCCGTGCTTTCAGGGCTGCTCCCATACAGGGGGAGCTATGCGATCAACGGGGAGGATTTTAAGGAGACCAACGAGAGAAAAAGGCATATCCTCGTCAGCCTTCTCCCTCAGGATGGAGGCCTGAGTATGCCCTTTGATTGCTTTTATGTTGTGCTGACCGGCAGGTATCCACTCACAGACGGCAGTGGCTACAGCGAAGACGATATGGAGACAACGGAAAAGAGCATGGTTCTGCTTGATATAGAACACCTGAAAGAGAGACAGTTCAACTCCCTCTCGGGCGGTGAAAAACAGAGGGTACTGCTTGCCCGTTCAATCAACCGTGACTCACCTCTGCTGCTTCTTGACGAGCCCCTGAGCGGGGTGGACCTGAGGCATCAGTATGAGACGATAGAGCTCCTTAAGGAACTCCGGAGTGAGAAGTTGATACTCGTGGTGATACATGACCTTTCACTTGCCGTCAGGGAGTTCCAGAGGTTCCTCTGTTTTCAGGAGGGGAGACTCGTTTACGACGTGGACAATGAGGGGGTTCGTGAGGAGAGATTGTCGGATATCTTCGGCCTCGGGATCAAATTTTTAAGACATGAAAAAGGAATATTCATTTACAGGGAGGTATGAATGAAAGTATCGAGAAATCCAGAGGAAGAGGCACAGGGACGTACAAACACGGAGAAACACCTTTTTTCGGGGTATATGAAACGTTGTTTATCCGTATGCTCCGTGATTCCGGCAGCCCTGTTGCTTTTTATTATGCTTGCAGGCGATGCGGTTGCATATGAACGCATTGTTGTCCTATATGCATCCGCCAGTCCGATAATCAGAGAGTTAGGCGCCGGCGGCAAGGTTGTGGGCGTTACAAGGACCGACCATACATTTAAAGGGCCAAAGCCGGTGGGCTCTCATCTCAGGCCCAACATTGAACTCATTAAGTCACTTCAGCCGGATCTTATCGTGGCAGGTTCAAAAAGGGCCTTTCCCGACGAGCTAAAGAAGGCCATAGGTGTGGATGTCTTTCACTACGACCCCCGGACGCTCGATGAGATAATTACAAGGATTCTCCAGCTCGGTAAGACATTGGGGAAGGACAGGGAAGCAGAGGCGCTTGTCGGCAGGCTTAATGCCAAACTGAAGGGAATCAAGCCCGTTAAGAAGAGACCGAGGGTTATCTATGAGGTTATGTACAGACCACTGAAGGTGGCGGGTGCGAAGAGCATCGTGGCATCCATAATAGAGAGGGCAGGGGGGGTGAATCTTGTCAGGACCGGGAAAAAGCATGTTACCATCTCGCCGGAGAGGATTCTCAAAGACCCGCCCGATATCTATATCTATCAGGTCGGTCCAATGAATAAAAATCCGATTCCGCCCTGGGAAAGGTCTTATTTCCATGGCCTGAAGAGCAGGTTTTTCAAGGTTGACGAGTATGAGTTTGCCCGGCCCGGGCTTAATGTCTTCGATGCCGTGATCGAGTTAAACGGTATCTTCCGGGAGGTGAAGAGGTGATTGTCTATTCCATAGGGCTTGGTCCCGGAGACCCCGAGCTTTTAACAATAAAGGCACAACGGGCTCTTACGCAGTCCGACGTAGTGGTTGTCCCCCAATCCGACATTACCGGCAGAAGTGTGGCAAGGGATATAGTATTGAGATATATACCCGAAGAGAAGACCACCATGTATTATTTCCCAATGAACAACGACAGGGCGGATCTGAGGAGAAGATACGGAGAACTTGCACACAGAATTAAAGTAATGGCAGAACAGGGCAAGAGGGTATCCTATGTCACAATGGGAGACCCCAGCATTTTCAGCACCTCCAACTATCTGACGGAAAGGCTTGTCGATGCCGGACTTGAGGTAAAACATATACCGGGGATAAGTTCGATTAATGCAGCTTCAACCCTTCTTTCCCTGCCTCTATGCACCAAGGGGGAAAGCTTTGGTGTTTATGAGATGCCCGGAGACCTGCAAAAGGTGGAGGAACTGATTAACAGACATCCGACAACGGTATTCATGAAGGTCAACAAGAGACTGCCGGTTCTGATTCAGGCGGTTAGAAAGATAAAGCCCGAGCACGCATATTTAGCGAGACGTCTCGGGCTTGATGGAGAGTCTGTTCATAACATACTCAACGGTGAGCCCCCGCCGGATGCGGCATATCTCTCGGTTGCCATAATAAGGAGAGCAGGAGAC
This genomic window contains:
- a CDS encoding putative ABC transporter permease protein — translated: MKDVRKAEARSGSRGRPSASGSFNKRKTVAICFSILLFVAFFVMAVMNGAVEMDFFNLTGVERNILFHVRIPRVLLAGLVGAALSLSGALFQYVMKNPLADSFTTGVSASSAMGAVVAIMLGLTAVLPLFALLGGIIGLTAVYRISTVGGKVQPITMLLAGIVVSTFSSAVIGLMKFLSEDAVSSIIFWLMGGFQSASLKKVGLLGVVTILSFLVVRRDYLGLDIICFDDRTARSSGVSVDAMRRRAFFIAALLTAFSVAYAGIIAFVGLIVPHILRLAGFSKASELLPLSLSTGAAFMILNDLIARTALTEGQELPVGIITSTIGGGFFLYLLIKRKKELHYFA
- the isdE gene encoding high-affinity heme uptake system protein IsdE precursor — protein: MKVSRNPEEEAQGRTNTEKHLFSGYMKRCLSVCSVIPAALLLFIMLAGDAVAYERIVVLYASASPIIRELGAGGKVVGVTRTDHTFKGPKPVGSHLRPNIELIKSLQPDLIVAGSKRAFPDELKKAIGVDVFHYDPRTLDEIITRILQLGKTLGKDREAEALVGRLNAKLKGIKPVKKRPRVIYEVMYRPLKVAGAKSIVASIIERAGGVNLVRTGKKHVTISPERILKDPPDIYIYQVGPMNKNPIPPWERSYFHGLKSRFFKVDEYEFARPGLNVFDAVIELNGIFREVKR
- the hmuV gene encoding hemin import ATP-binding protein HmuV, whose product is MLELRNIIAKREGFRMVIDDLHLEQGEMVAVLGNNGSGKSTFLSVLSGLLPYRGSYAINGEDFKETNERKRHILVSLLPQDGGLSMPFDCFYVVLTGRYPLTDGSGYSEDDMETTEKSMVLLDIEHLKERQFNSLSGGEKQRVLLARSINRDSPLLLLDEPLSGVDLRHQYETIELLKELRSEKLILVVIHDLSLAVREFQRFLCFQEGRLVYDVDNEGVREERLSDIFGLGIKFLRHEKGIFIYREV
- the yadH gene encoding inner membrane transport permease YadH, which codes for MFNGVRGVLYRELNVYRKRARKLILASSISPLLYLIAFGWGFGDQVVAGGLPYLTFLIPGLITMSSLNQSYGIAQEINISRFYFHLFDEYLIAPVGHIEIVLGEVAYGMFKGLLSTILIFIYAVIFRVDLVISPLFFPAILLHTFLFASLGTAMAMVVRDHGSQAAINTFVITPMIFLCGTFFPVDKLPYVFKLLVYIFPLTYSTKVIRASLTGGEVNPLYFLLLVVFAGVFFYFAYLAMKRVEA
- the cbiL gene encoding cobalt-precorrin-2 C(20)-methyltransferase; the encoded protein is MIVYSIGLGPGDPELLTIKAQRALTQSDVVVVPQSDITGRSVARDIVLRYIPEEKTTMYYFPMNNDRADLRRRYGELAHRIKVMAEQGKRVSYVTMGDPSIFSTSNYLTERLVDAGLEVKHIPGISSINAASTLLSLPLCTKGESFGVYEMPGDLQKVEELINRHPTTVFMKVNKRLPVLIQAVRKIKPEHAYLARRLGLDGESVHNILNGEPPPDAAYLSVAIIRRAGDKGTA